In the genome of Coraliomargarita algicola, one region contains:
- a CDS encoding GldG family protein encodes MQINRFNEYRVARRFRIVNRSVQIVLGLCLIASLNYLAAKYYGRIDLTQSGSYTLAPESKAYIRELEEPVDIIVTIPNDPDVAEQQQIHQHLRKIFREYEAAGMHEGKAYINIEFVDIYRQRKRAQELANKYNLTQENIILVAMGERTREIRQADLYEVENNQIAGFRGEKAITSAIIDVSSKDEDKIYFLVGHGEMRLDDVDPLRGLSQLEAFLRERNYTLATIDLAVDENVPADADLIVVPSPQASLLPEEVEKLRRYMNERNGRMIVLIDPGRRHGMEELFYDWGVLADDMVVVDDGPDFRSQGGDLIIRRFAEHPITNLLVDYQITALFGQPRPMRTDPGSLKDPRLKVTQIIGTSDQSWGERDYRTQDPIQFDAGRDLKGPITIATVSTRTAGTELGINIPGGRFVAFGNSDFITNNRLRAFGNRTLFFNSINWALSKNSLLKIATRPLESYQVVMSERDLNRILIYFAILPGATALLGLLIYLIRRR; translated from the coding sequence ATGCAAATCAACCGTTTCAACGAATATCGCGTCGCACGGCGTTTTCGCATCGTCAACCGATCGGTGCAAATCGTCCTCGGGCTATGCCTGATCGCCTCACTCAATTATCTGGCAGCCAAATACTACGGCCGCATCGACCTCACCCAGTCCGGTAGCTATACCCTCGCCCCCGAGTCCAAAGCCTACATTCGTGAGCTGGAGGAGCCCGTCGACATTATCGTCACGATTCCCAACGACCCCGATGTCGCCGAGCAACAGCAAATCCATCAGCATTTGCGCAAAATCTTTCGCGAGTACGAAGCCGCAGGCATGCACGAAGGCAAAGCCTACATCAATATCGAATTCGTCGACATCTACCGGCAGCGCAAGCGCGCACAGGAACTCGCCAACAAATACAACCTCACCCAAGAAAACATAATCCTAGTCGCCATGGGCGAACGCACTCGTGAGATCCGCCAAGCGGATCTATATGAGGTCGAGAACAATCAAATCGCCGGCTTCCGTGGCGAAAAAGCGATTACCTCCGCCATCATCGACGTCTCCTCCAAGGATGAGGACAAAATCTATTTCCTCGTCGGCCACGGCGAAATGCGACTGGACGACGTCGACCCACTACGTGGACTCTCGCAGCTCGAAGCCTTTCTGCGTGAGCGTAACTACACCCTCGCCACCATCGACCTCGCAGTGGATGAAAATGTGCCCGCCGACGCCGACCTCATCGTCGTGCCCTCGCCACAAGCCAGCCTACTCCCCGAGGAAGTGGAAAAACTACGCCGCTACATGAACGAGCGTAATGGCCGCATGATCGTGCTCATTGATCCCGGCCGTCGCCATGGCATGGAAGAGCTCTTTTACGACTGGGGCGTACTCGCCGACGACATGGTCGTGGTGGACGACGGCCCCGACTTTCGCTCACAAGGGGGCGACCTCATCATCCGTCGCTTCGCCGAACACCCCATTACAAATCTACTGGTCGACTACCAGATCACCGCGCTCTTCGGGCAACCTCGCCCCATGCGCACCGATCCCGGCTCGCTCAAAGACCCCCGCCTCAAAGTGACTCAAATCATCGGCACCTCCGATCAGAGCTGGGGCGAGCGCGACTACCGCACGCAGGACCCGATTCAATTCGACGCGGGGCGCGACCTCAAAGGCCCCATCACCATCGCCACGGTATCCACACGCACCGCAGGCACTGAACTCGGCATCAACATCCCCGGTGGCCGCTTTGTCGCCTTTGGTAATTCTGACTTCATTACCAACAACCGCCTACGCGCCTTTGGTAACCGCACCCTGTTTTTCAATTCCATCAATTGGGCGCTCTCCAAAAACAGCCTGCTCAAGATCGCTACCCGTCCACTCGAAAGCTATCAAGTCGTCATGAGCGAGCGGGACCTCAACCGCATACTCATTTACTTTGCAATTCTACCGGGAGCCACCGCGCTGCTGGGTTTGCTCATCTATCTCATCCGCCGCCGCTAA
- a CDS encoding ABC transporter permease: MRHFFILLKHELRMLFISPPTYIAAVLFLSLMGFLYWAILRGMINTPSEVLPTVQFFSIFWIPVFFVVPLLTMRSIAGERSIGTLDTLMTTPTSRVAVILSKFAGAYLFYMLLWVLTIGFPFITQKLYPHAAESGALLDLAPLAGSFLFLATSGMLFISIGIFASSVTRSQLVAGMLSFTTLFVVIIGGQQMANLADAGGELSSWVVATVNYLQIFEHLDDFSRGIIDTRPFFYYASTTFLLLGLSTLVIEAKA; encoded by the coding sequence ATGCGCCATTTTTTCATACTACTTAAACACGAGCTACGTATGTTGTTCATCAGCCCGCCCACCTACATCGCGGCGGTGCTGTTCCTCAGCTTAATGGGCTTCCTGTATTGGGCCATCTTGCGCGGAATGATCAATACTCCCTCAGAAGTGCTCCCCACAGTGCAATTCTTCAGCATCTTCTGGATCCCGGTGTTCTTTGTCGTGCCGCTCCTGACGATGCGCAGCATTGCCGGCGAGCGCAGCATTGGCACTCTAGACACGCTCATGACCACGCCCACATCACGTGTAGCCGTCATTCTCAGTAAATTCGCCGGCGCCTATCTCTTTTACATGCTACTATGGGTGCTCACCATCGGCTTCCCATTTATCACTCAAAAACTCTACCCGCACGCCGCAGAAAGTGGCGCACTCCTCGATCTCGCCCCCCTCGCGGGCAGTTTTCTTTTTCTCGCGACCAGTGGCATGCTCTTCATCTCAATCGGGATTTTTGCCAGCAGCGTCACCCGCAGCCAATTAGTGGCAGGCATGCTCAGCTTCACGACCCTATTTGTCGTCATTATCGGTGGCCAACAGATGGCCAACCTTGCCGACGCCGGTGGCGAACTTTCATCCTGGGTCGTCGCTACGGTCAATTACCTCCAGATCTTTGAACACCTGGACGATTTCTCACGCGGAATCATAGATACACGGCCCTTCTTTTATTACGCCAGCACAACTTTTCTATTGTTGGGCCTCTCCACCCTAGTGATCGAAGCGAAAGCCTAA
- a CDS encoding ABC transporter ATP-binding protein, with amino-acid sequence MESTPSIRVKDLTRQYGALTAIHKVNFTVNPGEVVGFLGPNGAGKSTTMRILSGIMSATSGSAWVGGICVAQNPHEVKRKIGYMPENNPLPDDMRVVEYLRFRARLKEVPSRKLRATVQEAMEICDLARTARRKIIGTLSKGFRQRVGIADALLGDPEVIIMDEPTIGLDPHQIQGIRKLINNLRGKHTVILSSHILPEIERSCDRVIIINRGRIVASGTSTELREEFLPGNRFSLLIDGDSEAVLPCLAQNGLEASILENTPQAENHCKLTLRIEKEGEIGPQLIQALSNQAGFTLHSLAPREPNLEEIFLAATKRSWEETIETKPKIST; translated from the coding sequence ATGGAGTCCACCCCCAGCATACGCGTCAAAGATCTCACCCGCCAATATGGCGCGTTGACCGCGATCCATAAAGTCAACTTTACCGTCAATCCGGGTGAAGTTGTTGGCTTCCTCGGCCCCAACGGAGCCGGAAAAAGCACGACCATGCGCATTCTCTCAGGCATCATGTCAGCCACTTCAGGCTCGGCCTGGGTCGGCGGCATCTGTGTGGCTCAGAACCCGCACGAGGTGAAACGCAAGATCGGCTACATGCCGGAAAACAACCCACTCCCCGACGACATGCGAGTCGTCGAGTATCTACGCTTCCGCGCCCGTTTAAAAGAAGTGCCCAGCCGTAAGCTGCGTGCGACCGTGCAAGAAGCCATGGAGATCTGCGACCTCGCCCGCACCGCACGTCGCAAGATCATTGGCACACTCTCGAAGGGATTCCGCCAACGCGTCGGCATCGCGGATGCCCTGCTCGGCGATCCCGAAGTGATCATCATGGACGAGCCGACGATCGGCTTGGACCCCCACCAAATCCAAGGCATCCGCAAGCTGATCAACAACCTGCGCGGCAAGCACACCGTCATTCTATCGAGTCACATCTTGCCCGAAATCGAGCGCTCTTGCGACCGAGTGATCATTATCAATCGCGGCCGCATCGTCGCTTCCGGCACGAGCACTGAGCTACGAGAGGAATTTCTCCCTGGCAACCGCTTCAGCTTACTCATCGATGGCGACAGCGAGGCAGTGCTCCCTTGCCTGGCTCAAAACGGACTCGAAGCGAGCATACTCGAAAACACCCCACAGGCCGAGAACCACTGCAAGCTCACTCTACGCATTGAAAAAGAAGGTGAAATCGGCCCGCAACTGATTCAAGCCCTCAGTAATCAAGCTGGCTTCACCTTGCACAGCCTCGCCCCCCGCGAGCCCAATCTCGAAGAGATCTTTCTCGCAGCCACCAAGCGCTCTTGGGAAGAAACCATCGAGACCAAGCCTAAAATTTCCACCTAG
- a CDS encoding DUF6901 family protein: MNLTAPDTIKYVFGLGAEELIFTIGIGKSSTHTRPPIPIPQPYPEWTKLETKQCPNCPLTSPSCLHCPAAVRVHEVLETFKNSASVEQIDLSVVTHRRIFKQQCDLQSALNSMLGLQMATSGCPILEKLRIMANFHMPFCSFGETLHRTVSAYLTQQFFIYKEGGEADWDLDGLKMYYQELETLNRAFSERIQVLEESDAASNAIIMFFAASIVVADAIEDGLAEYKDYFTGKSAQPPAGE; encoded by the coding sequence GTGAACCTGACTGCCCCCGATACGATCAAATATGTCTTCGGACTTGGAGCGGAAGAACTGATATTTACAATCGGCATCGGTAAAAGCTCCACGCACACTCGCCCACCGATCCCCATCCCACAGCCCTACCCCGAGTGGACCAAGCTGGAAACCAAGCAGTGTCCCAACTGCCCGCTCACAAGCCCCTCTTGCCTACATTGTCCTGCCGCGGTGCGCGTGCACGAAGTGCTCGAAACCTTTAAAAATTCAGCTTCGGTCGAGCAGATCGACCTCAGCGTAGTCACTCACAGACGCATATTTAAGCAGCAATGCGATCTACAAAGCGCACTGAATTCGATGCTCGGCTTACAAATGGCGACCAGTGGCTGCCCCATCCTGGAAAAGCTGCGCATCATGGCGAACTTCCACATGCCCTTCTGCTCCTTTGGCGAAACACTGCATCGCACCGTCAGCGCCTACCTCACACAGCAATTTTTTATTTACAAAGAAGGCGGCGAAGCCGACTGGGATCTCGATGGCCTAAAGATGTATTATCAGGAGCTGGAAACGTTAAACCGCGCGTTTTCTGAGCGTATACAAGTGCTGGAAGAGAGCGATGCCGCATCGAATGCCATTATCATGTTTTTCGCGGCATCCATCGTCGTCGCAGATGCGATCGAAGACGGCCTCGCTGAATACAAAGACTACTTCACAGGCAAAAGCGCACAGCCCCCCGCGGGCGAGTAG